The Corylus avellana chromosome ca8, CavTom2PMs-1.0 genome has a segment encoding these proteins:
- the LOC132189794 gene encoding probable protein phosphatase 2C 44, protein MSNQAVAGASHTGKGSSFLDKIKNATCLKSSTADSGKGRSKSSTNKVAHGFHLVEGKSGHDMEDYHVAEYKRKMNHVLGLFAIFDGHLGDRVPSYLRDNLFNNILDEPTFWKDPETAIRNAYSSTDKFILENSMQLGPGGSTAVTAIVIDGRDLWVANIGDSRAVVCERGSANQITVDHEPHSERRRIEKQGGFVTTLPGDVPRVNGQLAVARAFGDQSLKAHLSSEPDVRHVPIDSNIEFVILASDGLWKVLTNQEAVGLVKPIKDPQAAAKRLTTEALARNSKDDISCIVIRFG, encoded by the exons ATGAGTAATCAGGCAGTCGCAGGTGCTTCTCACACGGGAAAAGGCTCCAGCTTCCTTGACAAAATCAAG AATGCTACTTGCCTTAAATCATCAACAGCGGATTCtggaaaagggagaagcaagtCATCGACTAACAAAGTGGCCCATGGTTTCCACTTAGTTGAAGGTAAATCCGGTCATGATATGGAGGACTACCATGTTGCtgaatacaaaagaaaaatgaatcaCGTGCTTGGATTATTTGCCATCTTTGACGGCCATCTGGGAGATCGTGTCCCAAGTTACTTGAGAGATAACCTTTTCAACAATATACTTGATGAG CCAACCTTCTGGAAGGACCCTGAGACAGCAATAAGGAATGCCTACAGCTCCACTGATAAGTTTATTTTGGAAAACTCCATGCAATTAGGGCCAGGTGGCTCAACTGCAGTAACTGCAATAGTCATTGATGGCAGAGACTTATGGGTGGCGAACATTGGTGACTCAAGAGCTGTCGTGTGCGAGAGGGGTTCCGCTAATCAAATTACAGTAGACCATGAGCCGCATAGTGAACGAAGAAGGATTGAGAAGCAGGGTGGCTTTGTGACTACTTTACCTG GAGATGTACCTAGGGTTAATGGTCAACTTGCGGTTGCACGTGCTTTTGGGGATCAAAGCCTCAAAGCACATTTAAGTTCAGAGCCTGATGTACGACATGTGCCCATAGACTCAAACATTGAGTTTGTTATATTGGCAAGTGATGGATTGTGGAAG GTTTTGACGAATCAAGAGGCAGTTGGTTTGGTGAAACCCATCAAAGATCCTCAAGCAGCGGCTAAACGTTTGACAACTGAAGCATTGGCAAGAAACAGCAAAGATGATATATCATGCATTGTGATCCGTTTTGGATGA